The following proteins are co-located in the Lagenorhynchus albirostris chromosome 4, mLagAlb1.1, whole genome shotgun sequence genome:
- the LOC132519150 gene encoding basic salivary proline-rich protein 3-like — translation MPGAQTRNGPVSAPLRPRPTVAQGGGRQLGSAQDPCRLGPPSSPGTSVRQPRPARGPQSSRGPPPGLGPLSGVEPRPAPGPLPPEDPPPPGWDPCRLGPRPAPGPPPGRGTLSQPRNPCPPGTPARPGPAARRLTSGRLPGSTHSLPEVPWPSETEPSSPQSRSGRNNGAPGRGRLAAVSARLALRVRLRLPLREEQLPARGCNWAQATRRRTRPTRAPPPRPRRRPALGARPPTNGEGAERRGRGL, via the exons ATGCCCGGCGCCCAGACGCGCAACGGCCCGGTCAGTGCCCCTCTGCGTCCCCGTCCCACAGTCGCTCAGGGCGGCGGCCGCCAGCTCGG CTCGGCCCAGGACCCCTGCCGCCTGGGACCCCCGTCCAGCCCCGGGACCTCCGTCCGGCAACCTCGTCCGGCTCGCGGACCTCAGTCCTCTCGGGGACCCCCGCCCGGCCTGGGACCCCTGTCCGGCGTAGAACCTCGCCCGGCTCCGGGACCCCTGCCTCCCGAGGACCCCCCCCCGCCCGGCTGGGACCCCTGCCGCCTGGGACCCCGTCCGGCCCCGGGACCTCCGCCCGGCCGTGGGACCCTCTCCCAGCCCCGGAACCCATGTCCGCCGGGGAcccccgcccggcccggccccgccgcccgccgcctCACCTCAGGCCGCCTCCCGGGCAGCACTCACTCCTTGCCGGAGGTGCCCTGGCCGAGCGAGACGGAGCCGAGCAGCCCGCAGAGCCGGAGTGGCCGCAACAATGGAGCCCCGGGGCGGGGCCGCCTCGCAGCCGTCTCAGCCCGTCTCGCGCTCAGGGTCCGGCTCCGTCTCCCGCTCCGCGAGGAGCAGCTGCCGGCGAGAGGTTGCAACTGGGCTCAGGCAACGCGCAGGCGCACTCGCCCCACCCGCgcccctccgccccgcccccggcggCGCCCGGCGCTCGGGGCCCGCCCCCCAACCAATGGAGAGGGAGCTGAGCGCAGAGGGCGGGGCCTGTAG